The nucleotide window AAGTTGTAATTGACAAGATGCGTTTAAGCTATGAAGGCTTATTCAAAGTTTCAGAATTATATAAATTAGTGGATGGTTGGCTAAGGGAAAAAGGATATGATAAAAGAGAGAGAAGAATGATTGAAAACGTAACTAAAGACGGGAAATTTATTGAATGGGAAATGGAACCATGGAAAAAAATAACAGATTATGCTAATAATGTCATTAAATTAAGGATTATTTTAACAGATATAAAAGAAGTTGATGTTGAAGTTGACAAAGTAAAAGTAAAAATGAATCAAGGAAAAGCTGATTTTATTTTTGATGGTTATGTTGAAACAGACTATGAAAACAGATGGGATACAAAACCTTTATTTTATTTTTTAAGAACATTCTTTAATAAATATATATTCAAACCATATACAGAAGGATATGCAAGCAATGTAATAGGAGATGTAAACGATCTTCACAGCAGAATAAGATCATTCTTAAATCTGTATAGATATAGCGATGTTGCGTGGACTAAACCAGCAACAACATTTCCAACACATTAAGAATTTAGTAAGATTTTTAAATGATATATTAACTCAAATAGATATGCCTCCGTAGCATAGTAGCTATTGCGGCAGACTTGTAATCTGCAGGTCGTGGGTGCAATTCCCATCGGAGGCTTTTTATCTTAAAGGAGGTTGTACAATGAATATAGTTTTTTTAGGACCACCAAGTGTTGGAAAAGGAACATACACAAGCAGAATTAAAGAAAAATACAGAATCCTTCATATTTCTACAGGAGATATTTTTAGGGAAAATATAAAAAACAACACAAACTTAGGCCAAGAAGCTAAAAAATATATGGATCAGGGAAAATTAGTCCCTGATGAAGTCACAATAAATATGGTTAAAGATAGGTTATCTAAAGACGACGTTAAAAAAGGTTATATTCTCGATGGATTTCCAAGAACAACCCCTCAGGCAGAAGCATTAAGCGAATTCTCAAAAATAGATGTTGTAATTAATTTTACTGCAGATGAATCTGTAATAATACAAAGAGTAGGTGGAAGAATAATCTGCAAAAAATGTAGTGCTATCTTTAATATTAACAATATCCCACCAAAAGTAGAAAATGTTTGCGACAAATGTGGTGGTGAATTATACCAAAGAGATGATGATAAACCAGAAGCAGTCAAAAAAAGATTAAAAATTTATGAAGAACAAACAGCACCTTTAATAAAATATTATAAAGAAAAAGGTTTGTTAAAAACAATTGATGCGAATACTGAAGATATAGATAGTATTGTACAAAAAGTAATTAAAATCTTAGATCCTATTCAGGAAAAATCTGCTTTATAGCTTCAGTAGCATAACTCCCTTTAGACAACATAAACTTTAGAATATATCCTTTTTCTATTTTTTCAATTTCTAAATTCTTAATATCTACAAAAACATCTCTTTCATTACCCTCTGAACTTAATTCAGGTATCTGTTTTATAATAAAATCTCTAGTAGTAATTCCCTCCTTATTAAGAATTCCTTTAATGTTTTCTGTAACTTCAGTACCAAAACCAATTATAGGAAGAGTTTTAGTATTGCATTTTGTGACCATCTCATTCCATAAATAAGATTGATAAGAATGAACATACAATTTTAATATTTTTAATGGAATTTTTCTTAAAGCACCAATATAATCAGTTGGTTTTTTTGATAAATATTCTTCAACTAATCTTTCATTATTTTTAATAATAAGATCTACAGCTTTTTTAAAATCCCTTTTTATAATTAATTTGCCAATCTCTTTATTGTTTTTAGAAAACCGCTGCTCTCCAAAATAATTAATCATTTTAGCAATCTTTTTTGGTTTTCTATCTGTTATAACTTTAATAACAAATTCATTTCCTTCTAAATCACCCAAAAGAATTGGATTATCTAAATACCCTTTAAACTCCAAAAAAATATCCGTTAATTCCAATTCTTTTATTCTAGAATTTTTTATAGAAATATACTGAGTTGTTACAGCAATCTTATCCTTATTCCCAGCATAACTAATAAACTTTCTAGGTATTCCTAATTTATTAGCAATTGTCTGAACAGCTCTTTCAGTTGTATAATCCCTTTTCTTAAGCAAAAAAACAGAATAAACCCCTTTATCATTTAATCTAATATTTGTTATTTCATTTACTACAAAATCTTCTGGTTTCTTCTTTATTCTATACATAATAATGAAAAGCTTATTAAAACAATATAAATTTATTCATTATATGCGCCCGTAGCTCAGTCTGGATAGAGCGATTCCCTCCTAATATTATCAGAAGAGAGGAATAGGTCGGGGGTTCAAATCCTCCTGGGCGCGTTTATCTTAATAAGTGAGCTTGACGAGTAAAGCTAGGAAACCCACAAAGTGTCAAGTGATTTTGCACTTGGTTTATATCCTCCTGGGTGCGTTTAAACCAATTTCTTAAGAATATCCATAACTGTTTTGCCATCAACCTTTCCTTTGTATTTGCCCATAACAATTCCCATATAAGCTCCAATACTTAACCCTGGCTTTCCTTCAACAATCTTTTTAATTTCTTTTTCTAAATCACCTTTTGAAGCTGATTTATACTTTTTAACATCAAACTTGCCTTTTGAATGATCAACTATAACTTCTGCAATCATATTTTTTGATATTTGACCTTTATCTACATATAACAACACTTCTAAAACCAGTTTATCAGTCAATTTATCAAAATCAACATTATACTTTTTACTAATATCTTTAAGAGAAGTAAAAATTGACGCGATATAAGAAGGCTTTAAATTTTTAAATCTTTTTACAGCATCTTCAAACACATCTGCGTTGTTTTTTGCAAAATAATTAGCTAAATCTCTATTTAAACCTAATTTTTCAAACCTTTTTGCTTTTTCATGAATCAATTCAGGAGCATCTGCTATATCTTTTACAGAAACCTTTAACGGAATAACATCTGTTTCAGGATACATCCTCGCCCCACCAGGCATAGGCCTTAAATAATTTGTAGTTCCATCAGAATTAACCTTTCTAACTTCAGGAGAAGATTTACTAAGTTTAATTTGCCGATTAACCTCTTTCTCAATTATAATTAGTATTGATCTTAAATCCTGGAAACCTTTCATCTCAACTCTTGATTTGCCCTTAATAGAAACATTCACATCTTGTCGTATGGTTCCAATACCTCTCTTAACTTTTCCAGTACTCCTTAAAATCATGCCAATCTTCTCAGCAACCTCTTTTGCATGTTCATTATCTTTTATATCAGGATCAGTTGCTATCTCTATTAATGGTATCCCTAATCTGTCTAATCTATACTTTGTATATTCTTTAGTTTCCTCTGCTTTTTGAGCAGCCTCTTCTTCCAAACAAATAGTTGGAATTCCAACATTGCCTTTTGAAGTTTCTACAACACCACCATAAGCAACCAAAGCAGTTCTCTGAAAACCAGAAACATTACTCCCATCAATAACCGTCTTCCTCATAACTTGTATTTCATCAACAATTTTGGCTTTTAACATCAAAGCAACCTGTAGTACAACATCAACAGCTTCTTTATTTATTGAGTGTGGTGGCTCTTCATCCATCTCAACTAAACAACAATCTTTAGAATCAGCTTCATAAATGAATTTTTTAGATTTCTCCATCTCATATTTTGCAGTAATATCAATCTCTCCTGTTTCTCCAACAACAGCTCTTAATCTCCTTTCAAAATGAACATCAGGTTTTTCCTTAGAATTAATAGTATGACAATCACAAAACAATTTTTTACCTTCTAATTGTTGATGTATCTCTAATCCACATTTAAATCCTAATTTCTGATAATCCATTTTTTAATATAAGAAGCTTTTTTCATCACTTCTTTCTGTAATCTCTCCAGAAACATTAGTCAACATTAATTCCTTTACCTTGTCTAAATCTTTTGTTTGTGATAGCACAAAACCCAACTTAACATAAGCTACTTCAGGCAACATATCCTCTACAAAAATACATTTTAATTTAATTGAGAGTATTCTTAAAGCAGAATAAACTAATGGATGGACCCTTCCATATAAAGTTTGGGAAGCAATTACAATAGGAATTTTTGCTTTAATCGCTTTTTCTATGTTAGGATATAATTTTTGAGGTGCATGACCTAAAGCAGTTGCACTTAAAACAATTCCTTTAACACCTTTTTTTACATAAAAATCAACTATTTCTGGATCCATTCCAGGATAAACATTGATTAAAGCAACCTTTTCTTCAAACTTATCAATAGCTTTAACCTTAGATTTACCTCTTTTCATAAAATTCTGATTCACTACTTCTATTTTTCCATTTTCAAACACTTTTGCTAATGGTAATTCATTCATAGGCCTAAAAGCATCTCTTTTTGAAGTATGCATTTTACGAACATTTGTACCTCTGATCAATAAACAATAATCATCACTTGTTGTTCCATGCATACAAGTCATAACTTCAGCACCATCAAATTTAGCAGCAGCTGTCACAGCACAAATCAAATTCATAAAAGCATCAGAACTTCCTCTATCAATACTTCTCTGAGCAGCTGTTAATACAACTGGTTTAGATAAATCTTTTAATAAAAATGATAGCGCAGCTGATGTAAAATGCAATGTATCTGTTCCTTGTGTTACAACAACACCATCTGCACCAGAGTTAAGCTCTTTCTCAACCTCTTTTGCAATTAAGACCCAATCTTTTCCATTCATATCCTCAGACATCACAGATAGTATTTTTTTAGCTTTTAAATTAGCAATCTCAACTAATTCAGGGCACATAGAAACAAAATCTTCTGCAGTATAATCAGCATAAACACCACCTGTTTTGTAATCAATTTTTGAGGAAATTGTACCTCCTGTTGACAATATAGTTACATTAGGCAAACCTTTTTTTGGTTTTAATTCTGATTTTGAAGCTTTCTTAGGAGAATATTTTTTTACTAACTCCACCTTTTTTATCTTCTTATTATTAATACCAATATTATATCCATTATCCAGTTTAATAACAGTAATGTCCTTCTCAAGAACATCTGGACGAGGCATTAAAATACCTTCAAACACACCATCTTTTGTTGTAATCTTTACTAAATCGCCTGCTTTTGTATCTGCCATATAAACTAATTAGATTGTTTAGTTATTTAAGTATTTTGGTTCTTTATTAATTCATAACGTTTTTATATTACTGATTTGAATATTGTTCTAATGAATTTCATATCTAAATCAAAAACATTTGATTATAAAACCAAAAAAAGACTGGATTTCATCACAATTACTTCTAATATTGAAGATTTTATTAAAGAATCCAATATTGATTCTGGTTTTGTTGTTATTCAAACACACCACACAACATGCAGCGTGTGGGTTAATGAAAACGAAAAAAAACTAATAGGAGAAAAAGGAGACCTTCAAAAAATTTTAGACAATTTTGCAGATCCTAATGCCGAATATGGTCATAATGATATAAAAGATTCTAATAATCCAAATGGAAAACGCAATACACATTTATGCGAACCAGATTCTTGTGGAATCATTTCTGAATGTAAAAATGGCCATGCACACTCCCAAGGAATGATCTTACCTTGTTCAATAATATTAATCATAAAAGACGGCAAACTTGCTAAAGGAAGATGGCAGGAGATTATGTTAGTAGAACTAGATCATAATAGAGAAAGAAAAGTTACAGTTTTAGTCCAAGGATCAGAAAAATCATAAATCTGCTTTATTATCTATAAATACAGTCTGTACATTAAATCTTTCTTTTATAAAGGGTATCAATAACTTCAAACCAACAGTTTCTGTTGCATAATGCCCTCCAACAATCATACTTAATTTATAATCTCTAGCTCTATTATATTCACCTAAATTAATTTCTCCAACTAAAAAACAATCTAACTTTTCTTTTACATTATCTTCTATTGATGCTGCTCCTGCACCAGAAACAATACCAATTGATTTTATTTTTGTTTTTCCAAAAGAAAAAATTCTACACTTTGTTTTCAATTCTTTGTTTAATATATCTGAAATTTGATTAAGGGTTTTAGGTTTATCAAATATACCTTTATAACCTATCTTAAAACCATGATAAGAACCAAATCTTTTTATTTTACTTAACTCTAAAATTTTAGCTAATCCAATATTATGCCCATATTTATGATTTCTATCTAAAGGCAAATGTGCCCCATATAAAGAAATTTTATTTTTTTTAAGAAAATTTTCTCTATCTTTAGTCAATTTTATATATTTTTGAGGTTTCCACTTAATCCCATGATGAACAATCAATAAATCAACTTTAGCTTTTTTCGCTTTTTCAAAAGTAGACAAACAACCATCAACTGCAAATCCAATTTTTTTAACTTCAGATTTACATTTAACCTGTAAACCATTCCTCGAACTATCTGATATTCTCTTAACTTCTAATTCTCTATCAAGAAATCTCTTTATTTGAGTTAATTTTGCCATAAATAAATGATAGAACAAAACTTTATAAACTTTAACATTTTCACCAGATTTATGGAAAATAAAAAACACATTGTTGCTATTAATGCTTTTATTAAAAGCAAATCAGGAGATAAATTCTTGATAGTTAAAAGGAATAAAGATGAGATTGCTTATCCAGGAAAATGGGTTTTTCCTGGTGGAAAATCTGAAAAAGGTGAAACAATTATGGATGTTCTTAAAAGAGAGGTACTAGAAGAAGTAGGTTTAGAAATAGAGGACAACAAAAGATACATAAAAGATTTTACTTTTGTAAGACCCGATGGTCACAATGTTATTGGTTTTTGCTTTGAAATTAAATCTAAATCAGATGATGTTAAACTTTCAAATGATTTTGAAGACTTCAAATGGATAACACCAGAAGAACTTTCTAATTTTGACCATATTAAAGGCATGGAAAAAGAAGTTGAAATTGTATTTAACCAAAATAACTAGGAGACTCTTCTTCCATCTGTTTAGCTGTTGAAGATTTCAAACTATCTTTAAGCTCTTCATACTTTTTTTCAATATTTTTTGTTACAGAAGGACCAATTTCTTTTAAAGCATTCTCAAAATTTGCCATTGTAACTTCCTTTGAATTCATATCTTTTCTCAAAGCATTTATTGCTGCCTCTCTACATAAAGCTTCTATATCAGAACCAGTATAACCCTCTGTTCTCTCAACTAACTTTTTAATATCAACACCTTCTAAAGGCATCCCTTTTGTATGAACCTTAAATATTTCTTCTCTTGTTTTTTTATCAGGTATTGGAATTAATATCAATCTATCAAATCTTCCTGGCCTTAACAAAGCAGAATCAATTATATCTGGCCGGTTTGTAGCAGCTAAAACAACAACATCATTTAATGTTTCCAATCCATCTAACTCAGTTAAAATCTGATTTACAACAGATTCAATTACATGACTCCCTTGATTAACCCCCCTTCTTGGTGCTAATGCATCAATTTCATCAAAGAAAATAATTGTAGGGGCGGTTTGCCTGGCCTTTTTGAAAATCTCTCTAACAGCTTTTTCTGATTCACCAACCCACTTTGACAATAATTCAGGACCCTTAACAAGTATAAAATTAGCTTTACTCTCTGTTGCAACAGCTTTAGCTAGTAAAGTTTTACCAGTTCCAGGAGCACCATAAAGCAAAATACCTCTTGGAGGAGTTATTCCCATCTTTTTGAAATCTTTTGGATTTTTAAGAGGCCATTCAACAGCTTCTTCTAAACTCTCTTTTGCTTTATCCAATCCACCAATATCCTCCCATTTTACATTTGGTTTTTCTATTAATACCTCCCTCAATGCAGAAGGTCTAACCATCTTTAATGCTTCCCTAAACTCTTTTTGAGTTACTACTAATTTTTCCAAAACATCTTTCGAAAGCGATTGATTATCTTTTAATTTTAAATCAGGAAGAACCTTTCTTAAAACAACCATAGCAGATTCTTTTGCCAATGCTTCTAAATCAGCACCAACAAAACCATATGTTATATCAGCCATATTTTCTAAATCTCTTGGAATTCCATTCTGCCTTATAGATTGATAAAATTCTTTATTTACTACTTTCAATTCTATTAAATCAGTAATAATTAATTGTACTTCTTCTGATACTTTCCATTTCTTTAGTTCAATAAATATATTTCTTTCATCTTTTTCTTTTTCACTCCATATCTCTTTAATATGTTCGATAGATTTTATAGAATCAATACTATCATTAAGGAGACTTTTTTTCTTTTCTAACAATTTCTTAGTTTCATCTATTTTCTTAATACTTCTTTCTAATTTAACCAACTCTTTCTCTAAGTCTTTTTGTTCATTATTCTTAGAATCAATTTTTTTATTAACTTGACTTATCAAATTTAAAGTCTGTCCAACAAGAGATGCATCTCTCCCTTTCTTCATCTCCTCTAACTCTTTTAATTTAGTTTGAAGTTTTTTTATATCAGATTTAGTATCTAAAATTCTATTTTTATTCAACTCAACCTCTTTATTTAATCCATCAAATCTTTCATCTATCTTTTTAATCAATCCTTTTGCAGCAATATCGCTGTAGAAAGATCCTTCCAAAGGCATGTTTCTTGTATGAATTTTTAATATATTCAAACGCCCTTTTTTATTAGGAACATTAATTGAAATTTCCCTATCAAACCTTCCAGGCCTTCTTAAAGCAGGATCTATTGAATTAGGAATATTTGTTGCAGCAATTACAACAACCTTGCCTCTTGATTTCAGACCATCCATTAAAGCAAGCAACTGAGCAACAACCCTTCTCTCAACCTCTCCTTTGCTTTCCTCTCTTTTAGGAGCCAATGAATCAATCTCATCAATAAATATTATAGAAGGCGCATTCTTTTCAGCCTCTTCAAAGAATTTACGTAAATTCTGTTCAGATTCTCCATAAAACTTTGACATAATCTCGGGACCATTTATAACAGCAAAATGAGTATCAGATTCGTTTGCAACAGCTTTAGCTAGCAAAGTCTTACCAGTCCCAGGAGGACCATGCAATAAAACCCCTTTTGGAGGTTCAATCCCCAATTTATCAAATATCTCAGGATATTTTAATGGCAACTCTACCATCTCTCTTATTTTTTTAATCTCATTATTTAATCCACCAATATCTTCATAATTAACATCCGAAACAATTTCTTCTTTGACTTCTACAGCTTCAGGATTAAGAACTATTTCAGTAGATTCAGTTATTATAACAGCATCTTTGGGATTAGTATCAACAACAACAAATTTTAGGTCACCAAAACCAAAACCAACATTAAAGCTATCTTCAAGAAAGCCCTTAAACACATCATCAAAAAAAGGATTATCTGGATTATCAGCCATTGCAGTACGTCTCCTTTTTGTACCACCCATAGATATAATATCTCCTTTAATAACGGCTCTACCGAGTAATCCTTGTTTAAAAGAATTAGAAGATGCCTTTACAATAACCCCTTTTCTAGACGGCGCTATTGTAATTTTCTTTGCTTCTTTTATTTCAGCCTTTTTTATCCCAACCAATTCACCAATACCTGTCTTGGCGTTTTTTCTTATAATTCCATCCATCCGTATTATATTAAGACCAATATCTCCTGGATAAGCTCTATCAGCAACAGCAACAGTCTTTCTATCACCATTTATTTCAATAATATCACCTGGCTTTATTCCAGTCTCTTTCATAAAATTAGAATCAATTCTGACTATACCTTTCTCTACATCATCTGCTACAGCTTCTACAACTTTTAATTTTATTTCTTTGCTCATAAAAGCCCCATCTATTAACCTAATAGAATAATATTAAATAAAACTTTCGTTTTTATTTTGTTGTCTTAACTTTAGGCATGTTCAGGGTTGGTGGTAATCCAACCTCTCTACCGACAATTAATGCTTCTACATTACATTTTGTAAGCAAACTGTTCATTACCTGAGACAAAACATCATCTGGAAGTTTCTTATCTTTTTTCCATTGATTAAGAATTTCTTCTAATTTCTTTTGTTGGTCAACAATTATTGTCTCTCCTTCAATCATTATAGATCCTATATTTGGATTA belongs to Candidatus Woesearchaeota archaeon B3_Woes and includes:
- a CDS encoding adenylate kinase, whose translation is MNIVFLGPPSVGKGTYTSRIKEKYRILHISTGDIFRENIKNNTNLGQEAKKYMDQGKLVPDEVTINMVKDRLSKDDVKKGYILDGFPRTTPQAEALSEFSKIDVVINFTADESVIIQRVGGRIICKKCSAIFNINNIPPKVENVCDKCGGELYQRDDDKPEAVKKRLKIYEEQTAPLIKYYKEKGLLKTIDANTEDIDSIVQKVIKILDPIQEKSAL
- the gatE gene encoding Glu-tRNA(Gln) amidotransferase GatDE subunit E, encoding MDYQKLGFKCGLEIHQQLEGKKLFCDCHTINSKEKPDVHFERRLRAVVGETGEIDITAKYEMEKSKKFIYEADSKDCCLVEMDEEPPHSINKEAVDVVLQVALMLKAKIVDEIQVMRKTVIDGSNVSGFQRTALVAYGGVVETSKGNVGIPTICLEEEAAQKAEETKEYTKYRLDRLGIPLIEIATDPDIKDNEHAKEVAEKIGMILRSTGKVKRGIGTIRQDVNVSIKGKSRVEMKGFQDLRSILIIIEKEVNRQIKLSKSSPEVRKVNSDGTTNYLRPMPGGARMYPETDVIPLKVSVKDIADAPELIHEKAKRFEKLGLNRDLANYFAKNNADVFEDAVKRFKNLKPSYIASIFTSLKDISKKYNVDFDKLTDKLVLEVLLYVDKGQISKNMIAEVIVDHSKGKFDVKKYKSASKGDLEKEIKKIVEGKPGLSIGAYMGIVMGKYKGKVDGKTVMDILKKLV
- a CDS encoding Glu-tRNA(Gln) amidotransferase GatDE subunit D; its protein translation is MADTKAGDLVKITTKDGVFEGILMPRPDVLEKDITVIKLDNGYNIGINNKKIKKVELVKKYSPKKASKSELKPKKGLPNVTILSTGGTISSKIDYKTGGVYADYTAEDFVSMCPELVEIANLKAKKILSVMSEDMNGKDWVLIAKEVEKELNSGADGVVVTQGTDTLHFTSAALSFLLKDLSKPVVLTAAQRSIDRGSSDAFMNLICAVTAAAKFDGAEVMTCMHGTTSDDYCLLIRGTNVRKMHTSKRDAFRPMNELPLAKVFENGKIEVVNQNFMKRGKSKVKAIDKFEEKVALINVYPGMDPEIVDFYVKKGVKGIVLSATALGHAPQKLYPNIEKAIKAKIPIVIASQTLYGRVHPLVYSALRILSIKLKCIFVEDMLPEVAYVKLGFVLSQTKDLDKVKELMLTNVSGEITERSDEKSFLY
- a CDS encoding Nif3-like dinuclear metal center hexameric protein, translated to MAKLTQIKRFLDRELEVKRISDSSRNGLQVKCKSEVKKIGFAVDGCLSTFEKAKKAKVDLLIVHHGIKWKPQKYIKLTKDRENFLKKNKISLYGAHLPLDRNHKYGHNIGLAKILELSKIKRFGSYHGFKIGYKGIFDKPKTLNQISDILNKELKTKCRIFSFGKTKIKSIGIVSGAGAASIEDNVKEKLDCFLVGEINLGEYNRARDYKLSMIVGGHYATETVGLKLLIPFIKERFNVQTVFIDNKADL
- a CDS encoding AAA family ATPase, coding for MSKEIKLKVVEAVADDVEKGIVRIDSNFMKETGIKPGDIIEINGDRKTVAVADRAYPGDIGLNIIRMDGIIRKNAKTGIGELVGIKKAEIKEAKKITIAPSRKGVIVKASSNSFKQGLLGRAVIKGDIISMGGTKRRRTAMADNPDNPFFDDVFKGFLEDSFNVGFGFGDLKFVVVDTNPKDAVIITESTEIVLNPEAVEVKEEIVSDVNYEDIGGLNNEIKKIREMVELPLKYPEIFDKLGIEPPKGVLLHGPPGTGKTLLAKAVANESDTHFAVINGPEIMSKFYGESEQNLRKFFEEAEKNAPSIIFIDEIDSLAPKREESKGEVERRVVAQLLALMDGLKSRGKVVVIAATNIPNSIDPALRRPGRFDREISINVPNKKGRLNILKIHTRNMPLEGSFYSDIAAKGLIKKIDERFDGLNKEVELNKNRILDTKSDIKKLQTKLKELEEMKKGRDASLVGQTLNLISQVNKKIDSKNNEQKDLEKELVKLERSIKKIDETKKLLEKKKSLLNDSIDSIKSIEHIKEIWSEKEKDERNIFIELKKWKVSEEVQLIITDLIELKVVNKEFYQSIRQNGIPRDLENMADITYGFVGADLEALAKESAMVVLRKVLPDLKLKDNQSLSKDVLEKLVVTQKEFREALKMVRPSALREVLIEKPNVKWEDIGGLDKAKESLEEAVEWPLKNPKDFKKMGITPPRGILLYGAPGTGKTLLAKAVATESKANFILVKGPELLSKWVGESEKAVREIFKKARQTAPTIIFFDEIDALAPRRGVNQGSHVIESVVNQILTELDGLETLNDVVVLAATNRPDIIDSALLRPGRFDRLILIPIPDKKTREEIFKVHTKGMPLEGVDIKKLVERTEGYTGSDIEALCREAAINALRKDMNSKEVTMANFENALKEIGPSVTKNIEKKYEELKDSLKSSTAKQMEEESPSYFG